The Rhododendron vialii isolate Sample 1 chromosome 6a, ASM3025357v1 genome includes a window with the following:
- the LOC131329958 gene encoding uncharacterized protein LOC131329958, whose protein sequence is MMFVSFHMADESFHSMSLPAGIPYWHWYLRPAVIQGSLSFVEKKGYGQEKSWCIWVMKDYGVASSWTKLLDVGIGEVVHRLIGFRREGELLIEARGDLISFRPRDVQVKGLGIHNNTGDWYKESLHTEAYVESLVLLGRPEQTMEDEVACEEKKEVEVRCGEEEIESKEDAKTRHYTFPT, encoded by the coding sequence ATGATGTTTGTGTCGTTCCATATGGCTGATGAGTCGTTTCACAGTATGTCACTTCCAGCTGGTATACCATATTGGCATTGGTACCTTAGGCCTGCTGTTATTCAAGGATCACTTTCTTTTGTAGAGAAAAAGGGGTATGGTCAAGAAAAAAGTTGGTGCATATGGGTGATGAAAGACTATGGCGTGGCAAGCTCTTGGACTAAACTTCTTGATGTAGGTATTGGTGAAGTTGTCCACAGGCTAATTGGTTTTCGAAGGGAAGGTGAACTCCTAATCGAAGCTCGAGGAGATCTTATTTCTTTTAGACCTAGAGATGTACAAGTAAAGGGGCTTGGAATTCACAACAATACAGGGGATTGGTATAAGGAATCACTTCATACAGAGGCATATGTGGAAAGCCTTGTTTTACTTGGAAGGCCGGAGCAAACAATGGAGGATGAAGTTGCCtgtgaagaaaaaaaggaggttgAAGTTCGGTGTGGAGAAGAAGAAATAGAAAGCAAAGAAGATGCAAAAACCAGGCATTATACATTTCCCACTTAA